TCACCGAGTTTTAAGGCAAATTCCACTATAATCATATGCTGTGTGTGAAATATGTCGATTTATGGCTAAGGTGGCAGCGACACTTCACCCAAAATGCTAAGTGACAGCTGGTTAATGTACAACCCTTCAATATAAGCTCTATTTTTCTTCTCTCTAATATAAGTTTAAACAGGTTGATCACCTGCTTCAACTCCCACTGAACCCCCAACAGATCAGGCTAAATTCAATTCAACCGGCCGCATTTGGTTCAAAGCCTTCTGTGTGTGGTCCTGTAATCTGTAATGTATGGTGATGGAGGAGATTAAAAGGGTAATGTGATTTCCGAAAGGACACCGACAGACACAAACAGAGCTGAGGACTGTCCTGTACATCACCACTGCAGAGTTGAAACAGGTCCAAGGCGGTTTGGAACCTCTTCAGTTGAACCAATATGTGGGAGAAAGAACATGTCACGACTACTCACGACGCAAGTGATGTAATATCCCCACAGAAAGAAACAATCTTAACTTAACCGTGGTCTAGACTAGTAAACTGTTTGTTGCAGACATTGCAGCAAGCTCCAATATCAGGCTAATAATCCTTGAAGACCTGAGGTGTACTGGAGTCTGTTTGCATTCTACTGAATTATGGCAGAAAGCGTATACAGGTTTACGTACATTGCGTGTATTAACAATTGGAAAGTTTTGAAGAATTGTAGTAATGACTCTCTTCTTTACCCATTTGAGGAATCACAGAAAGCAGGAACAGTCTAGTGTGTCTGCAGGGTGAGCCCACTGTTTTTTTTAGCACACAAAAAACAGTATATTTAAACCCTGGTATAGGGGAGTTTGTTCAAATGTATGACCCCAGCCAGACTATACACTTTAGCATCCATCCTATAGAAGAATATTCATGTCCAATGGAGGATAAGTACACAAATTGTTGATAACACTGACTGTTATTCTAGGTGGCAGGTACTATTTGTCACTACTGTGACGTACAGTtgaattcagaagtttacatacacgtaggttggagtcatgaaaacTAGTTTTGCAAcacctccacaaatttcttattaacaaactatagttttggcaagtcggttaggacatctactttgtgaatgacacaagtaatttctccaacaattgtttacagacagattatttcacttataattcactgtatcacaattccagtgggtcagaagtttacatacactaagtttactgtgcctttaaacagcttggaaaattccagaaaatgatgtcatggctttagaagcttctgataggctaattgacatcatttgagtcaattggaggtgtacctgcggatgtatttcaagacctaacttcaaactcagtgcctcttggcttgacatcatgggaaaatcaaaagaattcagccaagacctcagaaaaaaattgtagacctccacaagtctggttcatccttgggaccaAATTTCCAAACGCCATGTTCCtcggtacaaacaatagtaggcaagtataaacaccacgggaacACGCAGccatcacaccgctcaggaaagagacatgttctgtctcctagagatgaacgtaccttgatgcgaaaagtgcaaatcaatcccagaacaacagcaaaggaccttgtgaagatgctggaggaaacaggtacaaaagtatctaaatccacagtaaaactagtcctatattgacataacctgaaaggccgctcagcaaggaagaagccactgctcctaaacctccataaaaagccagactacggtttgcaactgcacatggggacaaagatagtactttttggagaaatgtcctctggtctgataaaacaaaaatagaactgtttggccataatgaccatcgttatgtttggaggaaaaagggggaggcttgcaagctgaagaacaccatcccaaccttgaagcacgggggtggcagcatcatgttgtgggggtgctttgctgcaggagggactggtgcacttcacaaaatagatggtatcatgaggaaggaacattatgtggatatactgaagcaacatctgaagacatcagtcaggaagttaaagcttggtcgcaaatgggtcttacaaatggacCCCAagcaggtggctgtaccgactctgataatgtatcctgagtgagccatgtttccgtgaaacagagagtAGTAAACTCGTGAGTGATGTGCCTGTCTACAGAGCCTGACCAGAacaccgctccgtctgccccttctgcggcgccgttgttttgggtcgcctactgggatcctatccattgtcctgggtggtggtccaaacagaggattcgcttcgggaaagtcgtattcctggtcataatgttggtaagttgatgttgctcttatatccaatagttcttcccggctgtatgtaatacgatttcctggggtaacagtgtaagaaataatacattaaaaaaagctaaatactgcatagtttcctaagaacgcgatGCGAGGTGACCATCTCAGGCGGCGCCATGttggaatcaacatggaaaaACAGGAAAAGCACCTATAGTGCTTTTAGTAGGTAATGCAATGCTTTCATAGTCCGCACTTGTCTCACATGACTTTGaacatgactctcagttccatttcattacacataagagtcattggaCGGGGGAGTATGTATGGGGGAGTTCTGTTAACAGGCATCGCTTGCAGTAAGGTTTTGGAAACATAATCTTTCATATCTACGAGAAAATAAAATCTCAAAACAAAAGGATACATTGATACACACCTTTATAGGGTTAGACTTATTAATCCCACACGCCATACTGCATATCCATGTTACAGCGCGTGATTACGGAAGACAGACGACAGACAGAGGTACCACCTGTACTAATTAGCTATCTAGTATGCGCCGAACACCTATGTGTAAAGGATGAAGGTTGCCAGAAACGTGTGGTCATTGAAAAATACTATAGGCTTCAACTGTGATAAAGCCGGTTAAAACAGTATACAGTTACTGTATATTTTGCATTtagatgtgatatgaaagtaaagggttttatgtttctagaaccgtatCGCAATTTAAATCGATTCACGTTTAGAAGGAGTATTTTGACTGTTTTGGCTGCCAGAACCTACCTCTGAAGATATCGTaaaccgaacaaaaatataaactccacatgtaaaatgttggtcccatattccatGAGTTGTaataaaagatcctagaaatgttccatacgcacaaaaatgttgtgcacaaacatgtttacatccctgttactgagtatttctcctttgccaagattatcCATCCACAAGACAGGTGTGAAATATAAAGAAGCTgatgaaacagcatgatcattacacaggtgcaccttgtgctggggacaataaaaggccactctaaaatgtgcagttttgtcacacaacacaatgccacagatgtctcaagttttgagtgagcgtgcaattggcatgctgactgcaggaatgtccacgagAGCTGTTGGCAGAGAACTTGAATGCctcaaatgttgttttagagaaattggcagtctgtccaaccagcctcacaactgcaaaCCACGTATATGGCGTCGTGTgagcgagtggtttgctgatgtcaacattgtgaacagagagccccatggtggcggtggagttgtggtatgggcaggcataagctacgcaCAACATACACAATTTCATTTTATTGATGGAAATTTGAACGCGCTgggataccgtgatgagatcctgaggtccattgtcgagccattcatctgccaccatcacctcatgtttcagcatgataatgcacggctccATGTCGCAAGGCCCCATGtcgtacacaattcctggaagctaaaaatgtcccCGTTCCTCcatggtgtcacaccctgaccatagtttactttgtatatttctatgttttggttggtcagggtgtgatctgagtgggcattctatgttacatgtctagtttgtctagttctatgttcggcctgatatggttctcaatcagaggcaggtgttcgtcattgtctctgattgggaaccatatttaggtagcctgggtttcactgtgtgttgatgggtgattgttcctgtctatgtgttttcaccagataggctgtttaggttttcgttacgttctttattttgtagtgtttgtattgattcgtgttttacgtttgtttattaaaacatggatcgcaatcgacacgctgcattttggtccgactctccttctcatacggaaaaccgttacacatggcctacatactcaccagacatgtcacccattgagtgtTCCAGTTTccgtcaatatccagcaacttcacactgCCATTGAAGACtggtgggacaacattccacaggccacaatcaacagcctgatcaactctatgagaaggaaatgcgttgcatgaggcaaatcgtggtcacaccagatactgactggttttctgatccacgcccctaccttttttaaagtgatctgtgaccaacagatctgtattcccagtcacgtgaaatcaatagattaaggcctaatttaTTAATTTCaatagactgatttccttatatgaactgtaactcagtataaTTGTATAAATTGCTCTATGTAGTGTTTATATTTTAGTGCAGTGTACAGGGTCCTTGGACCTTAAGGAGTAACGGTAGGCTCCTTAAaggaaaatacagaaatcatccccaTATGATGCATCATGAAATAAGTTGAAGGAAGCATGACGATAAAGAAAACAAAAATTAAATCTGCCAACCTGTTGTCCTGTGGAGTATCAAAGACCCTTTCAATTAATTTTTCTCCAACGTTCGACTTGATTTAGACTCCTTAATAAAGCAGTCTACAACTTCCTCGTCGGCACAATCAACCTTGCAGCCTTTGATAGTAGATTGCGCGAGTGGAATGGATTGCTTCGTTCTAAACCGATAGGTGTCCCACGCGTGAGCGTAGAGCAGGGGCTTTAGAAGTatcctcttttttttcttctattagTAGAGTTCTCTTTGGGTATTGTAGCTTATTATTGTAGCCTATCAAAGTTTAATGGCACTTTAATTCACTTCAACTGTTTCTTATGGTACATGTTCTATCTGAGGTAAAGTTGGTTTGTGTGGAGTTCTTTGGAATGAGGGGGGAAGAGAAAgatcatttttggataaaaacaAGTCAGCCCATGAAGACGTGCCTGCCTCAAGTAAAGTCGCCTATGTGTGAGCTGAGCATCTCAGAGCATTTTCATAAGAAATACACTTACATTTCTGTAATGTCTTCTCCTATGTTTGGATACggatttccaggggcatacttcaTCTCCTTCGGGTGATGAGGAGGTGCTTTGAGTCCATTGCCTCTTCCAGAGCCCTGGTGAGCATCGCCTTTCGGCTTAAAACGCTTGAGCTTGACCGTGTCCTTGCCGTCGCCAGTGCAGGGCAGCAAGATGGCGACGTCCTTGCGGAACTTGGAGCTGAGGCCGAAGTAGATGAGCGGGTTGTAGAAGCTGGCCGACTTGGCAAAGAGGCGGGTGAAGATGCTGGTGAGGCTGGGTACGTGGAAGCCACAGGCCGACCACATGGAGACCACGGCGTACGGCGACCACGCCAAGATGAATGCTGTGCAGATGACAATGGATACCTGGGAAAAAACAAAAGTTAGGATGACCGTTATATCCATACCCATCGTTTAACGCTTGGTCTATATGTAGTATTGTTTGTATATCTGCAATTTTTTTGGACTCTGACACATGCACACTCTAATATAATATCTAATATCTACTCTGGATTGTTTATTGGACTCACTCTGTCATTTCTTGATTTCTTGTTTAGATTTTTGAATTGTATCTGCGAGACATTCTTTTTAATATATTTCTTTTTACacctttttcctccccaattgCGTGGTACCCAGttgatagttacagtcttgtcccatcgctgcaactcccgtacggactcgggagaggcgaaggttgagagccatacgtcctccgaaacacaacccagccaagctacactgcttcttgacacaatgactGCGATgaccacttaacccggaagcaccaatgtgctgatttgatttgaatcctaCTCACAATAGTGACGTCCCTTTCAATCTTTCTCTGCCTTTCGGTTAGGTCTCCCTCAGCGGCCATGGCGTTGCCTCTCTTCACTGTGTTGATGATGGACACGTAGGTGAAGAGCATGACCAGCACGGGGACGAAGAAGCAGAAGATGAGGATGGAAATGATGTAGGACTTGTAGACGGTGGAGTAGTTGGCTTTGGCCCAGTCGATTTCACACGTTCCATATCCACGATCTAAAAGAAGGAGGAGTTTGAGATGCATCTTTTTTTTCTTTGttggcatttaaaaaaatatttgttcaggTGAAGATAGTTTAAAATGTAAGAATTTCCTCTATTTTGGCCCTTTAAAAACTCAGGGTAAGTGTGAAAAAAGGTCCACATATGTCAAAATGTGGTCAGTTCTTGTTTAAAGATTGTCTTCTACTAATATTTTAGATAGCAACTTGCTTTAGTGCTATTCTTTTTTTGTCGTCATTGTGCACATACAAATCTTGAAAATGTTGCCCAACCAGAATGTTACAAGAACCTAACACAAGTAAGTGCCCCTGTATCAAATAGCATGTCACATGATTACTAGCCATGTTTATCTCACCTGTGTAACTCCCCCAGCCCAGAAGGGGTGCTCCCGACCAGAACACAGCCCCCAACCAGATAAATATTAGGCACATGCCTATGGTTGTGTTGGTTATGCAGTGAGCTAGGTAAAGGaaaagagttcaaagttcaaagAAAGGCTCCCACAAGAACATTGTATCTGACCAGAACATCTAGCCATTTTTCTTCCAACTTTATTGGAATTATTGAGATGACCATTAAAGGTTAAGGTCGTGTCACAGTGTCTTACCTTTACTCGGATGGCATCCCTTGATGTATCTTGTGACACTGATGACAGTCAAAGTATTGATGCTGCTGAGGCCGAAGACCAAGGTGAAGAAGCCGTCCACCTGGGAAAGACCAACAATACTGTTAGGGATGCTTAGAGGGGGAAGGTGTAGGGAAGAGAATCTCAAAacaaatacagtagaaaaaaacagACATATTGTCCATCATTCATCCAGGTTTTTATATATTTGGGTTCACCACATGTACCTTTTTAATAGAACAGTAGAGAGGGGAATTTGAAACTGTCAGGTAATTCATTAAAAGTTGTTTGtattatggtctttgtgcatggcgTCTTATCCACAGAGGGCCGGTGAGGGTGCCTGTTTTTGTTCTAACCAAGCAGTATCACTGACTCAACTTATCAAGTCTTGGTTGAAGTCTATGATTAGTTGATTAGTCGAATCAGGTGTGTTGACATGAACAAAAGCCTGCGCACACATTGTTCTCTACGGATACTGTTGGACACCCACTTTTATGAGTGCTACACCCATGATGAATAGTAATGATCAGTTGATTTGAATAACTTTAGGGGAGATTACTATCATTTAAGTTTACATAAGATATATCAGTTTGTAAGTTTTTCAGCATTAGGAAATATATTTAAATGGATTCTTTTAGAGGTGGGCTTATTTGGAACACCCATGGGTTTAAAGGGTACATTTAGTACCCATTAAACCCAGTCCGGACTTTCCACATATTTTATCAAACATTTTTCTCTTATATTAACAAACGGTATAAATCAAGTCATACAATTTCACATGAGAGATTCATCTTTCATATTAATCTCCACTTTTCTTACAACAATTAGGGCACGTAGATGTTAGAAATGTCTAAACTTAAGATTTTGGTGGGCTTAATAGGTACACTTTTCCTATAGTCCGGAATCTCATCTTTGACAACTCTCTCACCTTACTCTGACCCAGCCATTCTATAATCAAGCATTCAATGTCTGCTGACCTCAGGACCACTTTTCTTTATCAGAAGAAACTCTCCTCATCTGTCCTCTCTGCCCCCTATtacttaatatatatatattttttttatctcagTCTTTTTAAAAAtcatttctgtctctcctcttagTTCGTTTTCATTTGGATATTTTCTTATTGTTTTTAGCATTGGCCAATAGTGAATGAAAAGATTCTTGTTCAGTGTTAGTTGGACATTATTCAACTACGGTTTGTCCCAAACAAGCAGCAACACCTGCTTGGGGAAATAACTGTAACtaacattaaaacacacacacactgttgttgtGTTAACAAGTTTGATACAAATAGAACAGGGATAACGTTGTAATTTCACAGACATTGCATTCATTTTTTTTAAGGTGGCATTTTCTCACATTATGCACTAAAACAAAAACCCATGTGGTAAATTGATTGATATTAGCCCTTGTGCAAATCACGCTTCCTCTTTAACCAAATGCTATAAGCATGTACCAAACCTTAACCATCCATCTATGTTTGGCTGTTGGTGTGGCAAAAGCATTCTTATTCCCCCCTAAGATAGTGTTAAAATTATATCACTTCAGGTAAAGCCTACAGACCTTTCCTCTTGTGCTGTAGTTAGCAATATAATGCCTTTGTGACACCTTGTAAAACCACCCTCTCGCTTCTTCCAGGTAACTCGTCATCATCACTTAAAGTGATGAATGTGCCAACACGCTACTTTTTTATTGAATTAACGATCAACTGTCCGAAGCACCCATTGTTAATATTCTATTCGTAACCAAGCTAATTATAGAAAGGACCATCCCCCCCAAAGAACCATTGTAGTGTAGTGAATATAATGATCTGTTGCAACACATTTCTATGCTTTATTCATTGTGTTATTTTTACTTAGTCTCCATTTGGAGTGGACCATTGATATTCTTAACTAGGCAATTAGCAGGAAATGATAAAGAACTGGCAATAGGAACTAAGCCATAGAGCAGTGTTTTTGCAAATCGTAAATGTAAGTTGTCTTGTTTGTGTATTTGACATTTGTGTAGAGGATGGCGAAGTTAGCATCTCACAGTGACATCACCTTCCAGGAGACCTGAACTACTAAAGTCCTGTCCAATCATGCCATGTTTTATGGGATGGCGGTAATGTCTGTGTCTTGTGAGTATTGCAGTGAGTGAGTATAGTATCAGATCCTGCAGTAGGATGGCACATGCTACAGATGCAACACATTACCATTCACATACAATACAAATTTGAAGCATCTCAATTCTCAAAACAACTTTTCCCCCTCCAACCAGATACCCTCATTGCCTACCTGACATGTCCAGATCGAGGTAACCAGGTATCCGTTGTCCCGGAACACATTGAATATCTCCAGGATCCCTCGGGAGTAGCCGAAGACGGAAATACTGGCATCAGAGATGGCCAGGTTAAAGGTGAGATAGTCCGTGGGCTGCAGCGACGCACGCTGCTTGTACAGGACGAAGATCACAATACTGTTGCCAAACCACGACAGCCAACCTGATGAGGAAATAAAACATTGACATACTAACTGATTGGCTTTATATAGCTCTTTTCCAGGAGCTAAAAACATTACATAGAGGGAAACTCACCACATCTATT
This genomic stretch from Oncorhynchus clarkii lewisi isolate Uvic-CL-2024 chromosome 13, UVic_Ocla_1.0, whole genome shotgun sequence harbors:
- the LOC139423526 gene encoding opsin-5-like encodes the protein MSANNAFQVANIPWKNNNFTMSNKDPPFSDQGETIIGVYLLVLGWLSWFGNSIVIFVLYKQRASLQPTDYLTFNLAISDASISVFGYSRGILEIFNVFRDNGYLVTSIWTCQVDGFFTLVFGLSSINTLTVISVTRYIKGCHPSKAHCITNTTIGMCLIFIWLGAVFWSGAPLLGWGSYTDRGYGTCEIDWAKANYSTVYKSYIISILIFCFFVPVLVMLFTYVSIINTVKRGNAMAAEGDLTERQRKIERDVTIVSIVICTAFILAWSPYAVVSMWSACGFHVPSLTSIFTRLFAKSASFYNPLIYFGLSSKFRKDVAILLPCTGDGKDTVKLKRFKPKGDAHQGSGRGNGLKAPPHHPKEMKYAPGNPYPNIGEDITEM